The Myxococcales bacterium genomic interval GGCCGGCCTCGCGGTATTAGCGATCCTGGCGGTTCTTTGGCCGCGCCGGGTGGAGATCGACGGCGAATCGGCGGTGGCTTTTCTCCTGGTCGCGACGAGCATTTTCGGTTTTACGGCAGCGTACCGCGATCTGGATCGGGTCGAGCGGTTGTCGATGGCCCGGATCGAGGCGGTGCGCTATGCGGATGTCACCAGCGGCCTGCTGGGCGGCGGTGACGTCGTTTACCTGCTGATGCGCGATCTGCCGAACGTTTCGATTCTTACCGATCTGCCGCGTGAACGGCTGCTGCAAATGCTGCGCGAAGGATTGCCGGCGACCATGCGCGCGCTGGGGATGACGACGGCGATCGAGGATCGCGCCGACACCGAGGGCATTCTGGCCATGGTGAAAAACCTGGCCGCGGAAGAGGGCATCGCCCTGCCGCCGGACTATTCGCCCTTTACCAAGCTGGCGGCCGATCCGCTGACCGAACGGCTGTTCGACAACGGCCTGTTCAGTTTGTACCGCCTGACCGACGTTCCGCCCGCCACGACCGCCGCCTGGCCCGAATGGAGCCGCGTGGAACCGGAACTGGATCGCTCGGGCCTGGGACTGATTCAACCGCTGCCGGCGCGATTGGCGGTGACGCAGCGTCCCGGACCGCGGACGCCGGGCGGCGCCGTCGATCGCTTGATTACCGCCGAATTGACCGTCTGGCCTGATCGCCGGAGGTTTTTCGAGATCCGCGTGCGCGCCTTGAATCAAGCCAATGAAGCGCTCTGGGAGCAACAGGAGGTCGTCGCCTTTCCCGCCGCGCCCGATTCGCCGGGGGTCCATTGCCGGATCATCGCGGTCGATCGCGAGCCGGTCGCGGGCCAGGAGACCGTCATCGTGCCCAAGGGCATTCGCGATGTCGCGACCATGGAAATCAGCGTGCAGCCGGAAGAGAGCGACCAGCCTTTGATCGCCTTGGTGCGCACACCCTCGTGGTGGTAGGATCGACGCCATGCGCCGACTGTCCTTTTCCTGCTTCTGGTATCCGCTGCTCCTGTTCGGACTGGCGTTGGCGGCGCGTTACGTCTTTTTCCGCTACTTCGGAAACGAATTTTCCCATGAAGGCGAGAGCTACAGCAAAATCAACCTCGTGCGCGTCTGGCTCGATCAGGGTAAGCCGTATCCGGACCCCAATTTCGGGCCGCTGCACACCTGGCTGATTTACCTGCTGGTCCGGATCGGCGGCGATTGGATTCTGCCGGTGCGCGTTTTCGGGCTGCTGGTCGGTTCGCTGACCGTGCCGATCTATTATTTCTTCCTGCGCGCGGCGACGGACGAACGAACGGCGATCCTCGCCGCCCTCCTGTTCGCCTTGTTCCCGACTCATCTGCGCGCCAGCCCGACCGGCTTGGCGGAAGTGCCGTACCTGTTTTTTTTCGTCGGCGGCCTCTGGATGTATTTTCTGGCCTGGAATCGGCGCGACCGCCGGACGTGGGTCTATTTCTCACTGGCGGCCCTGGGTTGGACCGCCGCCGGAATGCTGCGCTTCGAGGCGTGGCTGTATTACCCGGTGCTGTGCCTGGCGCTGCTGGGGCGGCGCCGCATCGGCGAGGCCTTCGGCTTCGGGGCGATGCTGGCGGTCTTTCCCCTGATCCACATGGGGATCTCCTGGCACGATTTCGGCAACCCGACCAATTTCGCCGCGACCAGCGCGTCGTCGTTCCTGCAGTACATGCCCGACATGCCGTGGGCGGACAAGGCGTTCGGTTGGTTTTATTCGCTCGAACTGGGCATGGGCTGGCCGGCGGCGATTCTGGCGGCGGCCGGCCTGGTGTCGGCGTTGATCCGGCGGCGTTTTCTACTGCCGGCCGCGCTCCTGATTTTCCCGCTTGCCCTGCTGGAATACAAAGCGATCAGCAATACGCTGGACCCCAGCCTGGAGCGATACATCGTCGGCCTGGCGGCGCTGCTCTACGCCTTCGCCGGATTTGCCCTGTCGTCCTTCGGAGAGCATTTGCAGCGGATTCGGACGCCGCTCCGGCACGCGGTGACGGTCGCCCTGGCGGCCATCCTGGTATTTCAGGTGGTGCATGCCTGGAACGAGGCGGTGGAGAACCGCTATCCGGCTGACGTCAGGCAGGTGGTCGATTGGCTGCGGCGTTACACGGGCCCGGCGGATCGGGTGCTGCCAGATCAGCGGTTTCATCCGTACGTCGAACTGGAAAGCCGGCTGCCGATCGGCGCTTTCGTCAATTTGCAATGGCGGCCGGATCGCAAGGCGCTCGATCCGCAGGCTTTCGCGCTGCTCCTGGCCGAGACGCCGCCGACGATCGTCATTTTCGACTACCTGCTGGCCGATACGCCGTACGTCAATTCCAATCTCGACGTTTTTCCGGTGCCGCGCGACGCGCCGGAATACGAGCAGTACGGCTTGCGGCTGACCAAGGTTTTCGCGGCGGGCGATTTCGTGATCTACCGTTCGACGAAGAAGGAAGCGGACTCGTGAAGCGGCGCGCCGAAATTTTCGCCCTGGCGCTGATTCTGGCGACGGCCTTGGGAGTGCGGCTCTATTTCCTGACCGCCGGTCCCAACGCGCTCTCCGACGAGTACGAGGGCTTCAGCAAACTGCATCTCATGCTGCAATGGGCCGATCAGCCGTCTCATTACCCGGACGTCAATTTCGGCCCCTTGCACACAGTGCTGTTATGGCTGCCTTATCGCTTGACGGGCCACGTGGTTTTTCCCGGCCGCTTGCTGACTTTGTTGTTCGGCCTGCTGCTTTTCCTGCCGGCCTATCGGCTGATCGGCCGCCATTGCGGGCCGGTCGCGGCACTGGCGGGCGCGTGGCTGCTGGCGTGGCTCTATCCGCTGGCGGCGGCCAGCGTCGTGACGTTGGCCGAGGTGCCGTTTGTCTTCTTCACTCTGCTGGCGATCGATCTGTTGGACGATTTCACCGCCGATCCGGCGGGCAAACGGCCGCTGTTGTTCGGGGCGGCGCTGGCGGCGACTGCGGCGGCGGCCTGTCGCTTCGAGGGCTGGCCGCTCCTGCCGCTTTACGCGGTTTATCTGGGCTGCGGCCGGCGGCGGCGCGAGTTCTGGTGGTTCGCCGCGGCATTGGCCGTTTTTCCGTTGGCGCACCTGGTTGTTTCCTACCGCGATCACGGCGATCCGCTCGGCTTCATCAAGATCAGCGCCGCCGTGACGGCGATCAACGCGGCTCGCGTGCCGCTGGCTGATCGCGTCTGGCTGTTGCCCAAGGCTTTGACGGAGACGATCGGGTGGCCGGGCCTGGTATTGGGCGCGGCCGGCGCGTCGGCGGCGCTGTGGCGGCGAAAGATGATCTTGCCGTTGGCGGCGCTGGTCGTGCAGTTCGCCCTGCTGGAAAAGAAAAGCATCGACGCCTCGCTGGATCCGACCTTGCTGCGCTACACCACGCTGCTGGGCGCGTTGCTGGCCCTGTTCGTCGGGGTTTTGCCGGCGGCGGGGCGCTGGTCGACGGACCGCGGCCGGCGGCTGGCGGTCGTGGCGGTGTTCGTCCTGGCCGGTTGGGCGGCGTGGGCCACCCAGCAGAATGCGCTGCGGGAATCGCATCGCCTGGCGCAATCTTTCGAGGTGTTCGAACTGACGGCCCGTCTGCGCGCCGAGTTATCGCCCGACGACCGCGTCCTGCTGGGCGACGAATACCATCCGGTGATCGTCGTGGATTCCGAGCGCTCCTGGCGGTGCTTCCGGCGGCTGGTGGTCACGAACGAGGGGCATGATGTGCCGCCGCAGATTTCCCTCGCGGACGTCGCGGCCTGGGCGCCGACGGCGATTTTGCTCGATCGCACGGAAGCGAAATTTCAAAACGCGTTGCGGATCGGCGACGAACCGGAAATCAATCTGGGCGGCCGGACCTACCGACGTCTCTGGCAGATCAAACGCTGGTCATTTTTCCGCGTGATGGAGGGCGGGGCGTGAAGATCGGCAAACGACTGTTTTTCGCCGGTTGCGCCGTCCTGATGGTTTTGGGCGCGGCGGAACTGGCGGTGCGGCTGCTTTTTCCGGGAATCGCGGCCAAGGCGGCGTCGATGCAATTCGCCAATCCGCACCGCGACCAGCCCGAGAGTTTCGTCCGCGATCCGTTGCTGTTCTGGCGGTTGAAACCCGACAACGCGGCCTGGGAAGTCAATGCGGACGGCTATCGCGGCCCCCGGCGCGCCAAGGACAAATCCGCGGGGACGCTCCGCGTCTGTTGCCTGGGCGATAGCTGCACCTTCGGCCTGAGCGCCCGGCCGCTCGCTTACGCCGATACCTACCCGGCGGTCCTCGAAAAATTGCTGGCGGCGCGGTTGGGCCGGCCGGTCGAGGCACTGAATTTCGGTTGCCCGGGTTACACCAGTTGGCAGGGGCTGCGCCAGTTGGAAACGGTCGTGCTTTCCTACCGTCCCGATATCGTCACCGCCTATTTCGGCACCAACGACGGTTACGAGGCGATCGGTTATCCGGACGCCGAGCAGCGGCCGCTGGACCGAATCCCCGGCGGCCGAATCGCCGGCCTGCAGGTGATTCTCTGGCACAGCGCGAGTTACACCCTGCTGACGCGCGGCGTCACCTGGGCCAAGCGGGCGACCGCCGCCGCCGGGTTGCCGCGGGTCAGCTTCGAGGCGTTTCGCGTCAACGCCGCCGCGATGCGGTCCGTGGCGCGGGAGCGGGGTTTTCGACTCTACTTCATTCCTACTTACTATATCGAAAATAACGGAGTGTTGACGCGCGAGGAAATCTCGGCGGTGGAGCCGCTGGTCGATCCACGGGAGGCGTTCTTCGGCCGCGGCTATCCGCCGGACGCGCTTTTCTCGCCGCCGCCGGATCGCGTACACCCGACGCGCCTGGGGCATCTATTAATAGCCGAAGCCGTGGCCGATCGGTTGGTAAGCGATCTCAACAACGCGTCATCGCAAGACAAAGTGGTCGATTGAGCGAAATTTGGGAGTCGATTGACACCGGGTTTTGCGTTCTGTAAGTTTCCCTTGCCTTTTACTTTGGCGGCCCGAATGCCGCCAAGGATTTTTTTGAGGGAAGGAGTATTTCATGCCCGCGAAAGACTATCTGTTTACTTCCGAATCCGTGACCGAAGGTCATCCCGATAAAGTGGCGGATGCCGTTTCCGATGCCGTGCTCGACGCGATCATCGACCAGGATCCCGGGGCGCGCGTCGCGTGCGAAACACTGGTGACCACCGGCATGGCCGTGGTCGCCGGCGAGATCACCACCAATTGCTACGTCCACCTGCCGGATATCGTCCGGAACACGATCAAGGACATCGGATATACCAGCTCCTACATGGGCTTCGACGCCGAGACCTGCGCCGTGCTGTCCAGCGTCGACCGGCAGAGCCCCGACATCGCCATGGGCGTCGACGCCAACATGGGCTTGCACAAGGAGCAGGGCGCGGGCGATCAGGGCATCATGTTCGGCTTCGCGATCAACGAAACCGACACCCTGATGCCGGCGCCGATTTACTACGCCCACGCGTTGACCATGGGCCTGTCGATGGCGCGGCGGCAAAGCCGGCTCGACTTCCTGCGCCCCGACGGCAAGAGCCAGGTGACGGTGGAATACCGCGACGACAAGCCGGTGCGCATCCACACGGTGGTCATCGCGGCGCAGCATTCGCCCGACGTCAGCCATCACGACCTGGTGGAAGGCATCAAGGCGGAAGTCGTCAACAAGTGCCTGCCCGCGAATCTGCTCGATAAAAACACGGTGTACCACATCAACGCCACCGGCCGGTTCGTCTTCGGCGGCCCGATGGCCGACGCGGGCGTCACGGGCCGGAAGATCATCGTCGACACGTACGGCGGCATGGGGCGGCACGGCGGCGGCGCGTTCTCGGGCAAGGACCCGTCGAAGGTGGACCGCACCGCCAGCTACATGGCGCGGCACATCGCCAAGAACATCGTCGCCGCGGGGCTGGCCGACAAGTGCGAATTGCAGCTCGGCTACGTCATCGGCGTGGCCGATCCGGTTTCGGTGAACATCGACACCTTCGGCACCGAAAAAACCGACCCGGCGAAGATCGTGCAGGCGGTCCGCGACCTGTTCCCGCTCAAGCCGGCGGCCATGATCAAGTACCTCGACCTGCTGCGGCCGATTTACCGCAAGACCACCGCGTTCGGCCACTTCGGCCGCGAGGGCTTCTCGTGGGAAAAGACCGACAAGGCGGCGGAGCTGAAGAAGATCCTGGGCTGAACCGACCGCGCATCAGCGATCGCAATCGAGTGGGCCGGCTGCAGGGCCGGCCCCCGTTTTTCAAGGAGAGTGGATTCATGGTGAAGCACGACGTGAAAGACATCAAGCTGGCGGAACTGGGACGCAACCGCATCGTCTGGGCCGAACATTCCATGCCCGTACTGCGCCAGATCCGCGAACGTTTCGCCAAGGAAAAACCGCTGCAGGGTCTGACCATCGCCGCGTGCTTGCACGTCACCACCGAGACCGGCAACCTCGCGCGCACCCTGAAAGCGGGCGGGGCGACCGTGGCCCTGTGCGCCTCGAATCCGTTGTCGACCCAGGACGACGTGGCCGCGAGCCTGGCGTTGCATGACGAAATCAGCGTCTTCGCCATCAAGGGCGAGGATCACGAAACGTATTACCGGCACATTCACGACTGCCTCGATTTCCATCCGCAGATCACCATGGACGACGGCGCCGACCTGGTGAACGTGCTGCACAGCAAGCGGCAGGAGCAGATCGCCGAGGTGCTCGGCGGCACCGAGGAAACCACGACCGGCGTGATCCGGCTGCGCGCCATGGCCCACGACGGCGTCCTGCGCTTTCCGGTCATCGCGATCAACGACGCCAAGACCAAGCACCTTTTCGACAACCGCTACGGCACCGGCCAATCCACCATCGACGGCATGATCCGGGCCACCAACCGGCTGCTCGCCGGCAGCAACTTCGTGGTCTCCGGCTACGGCTGGTGCGGCCGCGGCGTCGCCCTGCGCGCGCACGGCATGGGCGCCAACGTGATCATCTGCGAAATCGATCCGC includes:
- a CDS encoding glycosyltransferase family 39 protein, which gives rise to MRRLSFSCFWYPLLLFGLALAARYVFFRYFGNEFSHEGESYSKINLVRVWLDQGKPYPDPNFGPLHTWLIYLLVRIGGDWILPVRVFGLLVGSLTVPIYYFFLRAATDERTAILAALLFALFPTHLRASPTGLAEVPYLFFFVGGLWMYFLAWNRRDRRTWVYFSLAALGWTAAGMLRFEAWLYYPVLCLALLGRRRIGEAFGFGAMLAVFPLIHMGISWHDFGNPTNFAATSASSFLQYMPDMPWADKAFGWFYSLELGMGWPAAILAAAGLVSALIRRRFLLPAALLIFPLALLEYKAISNTLDPSLERYIVGLAALLYAFAGFALSSFGEHLQRIRTPLRHAVTVALAAILVFQVVHAWNEAVENRYPADVRQVVDWLRRYTGPADRVLPDQRFHPYVELESRLPIGAFVNLQWRPDRKALDPQAFALLLAETPPTIVIFDYLLADTPYVNSNLDVFPVPRDAPEYEQYGLRLTKVFAAGDFVIYRSTKKEADS
- a CDS encoding SGNH/GDSL hydrolase family protein — translated: MKIGKRLFFAGCAVLMVLGAAELAVRLLFPGIAAKAASMQFANPHRDQPESFVRDPLLFWRLKPDNAAWEVNADGYRGPRRAKDKSAGTLRVCCLGDSCTFGLSARPLAYADTYPAVLEKLLAARLGRPVEALNFGCPGYTSWQGLRQLETVVLSYRPDIVTAYFGTNDGYEAIGYPDAEQRPLDRIPGGRIAGLQVILWHSASYTLLTRGVTWAKRATAAAGLPRVSFEAFRVNAAAMRSVARERGFRLYFIPTYYIENNGVLTREEISAVEPLVDPREAFFGRGYPPDALFSPPPDRVHPTRLGHLLIAEAVADRLVSDLNNASSQDKVVD
- a CDS encoding methionine adenosyltransferase gives rise to the protein MPAKDYLFTSESVTEGHPDKVADAVSDAVLDAIIDQDPGARVACETLVTTGMAVVAGEITTNCYVHLPDIVRNTIKDIGYTSSYMGFDAETCAVLSSVDRQSPDIAMGVDANMGLHKEQGAGDQGIMFGFAINETDTLMPAPIYYAHALTMGLSMARRQSRLDFLRPDGKSQVTVEYRDDKPVRIHTVVIAAQHSPDVSHHDLVEGIKAEVVNKCLPANLLDKNTVYHINATGRFVFGGPMADAGVTGRKIIVDTYGGMGRHGGGAFSGKDPSKVDRTASYMARHIAKNIVAAGLADKCELQLGYVIGVADPVSVNIDTFGTEKTDPAKIVQAVRDLFPLKPAAMIKYLDLLRPIYRKTTAFGHFGREGFSWEKTDKAAELKKILG
- a CDS encoding adenosylhomocysteinase → MKHDVKDIKLAELGRNRIVWAEHSMPVLRQIRERFAKEKPLQGLTIAACLHVTTETGNLARTLKAGGATVALCASNPLSTQDDVAASLALHDEISVFAIKGEDHETYYRHIHDCLDFHPQITMDDGADLVNVLHSKRQEQIAEVLGGTEETTTGVIRLRAMAHDGVLRFPVIAINDAKTKHLFDNRYGTGQSTIDGMIRATNRLLAGSNFVVSGYGWCGRGVALRAHGMGANVIICEIDPLKALEAVMDGYRVMPIGKAAAIGDFFCTLTGDINVIRREHFQMMKDGAIVANSGHFNVELDLKGLAADAKERHEARPFVEEFKLADGRRIYVLGEGRLINLAAAEGHPSAVMDMSFANQSLTVEYLFAKRPVLEKTVYSVPQDIDQEIARLKLKAMGVEIDTLTDEQVAYLNSYDMGT